In Pseudodesulfovibrio sp. S3, the DNA window AGGCCGGTGTGGTGGTAGACAGGAGGAAAAGGCATGAATTTATCCGTCCACCTTCTCCATGTCGAGCGTCATGTCCACAAGATCCGGATCGTGGGGGTCAGGGGTGACCACGAAGCCGAATTTCTTGGACAGCCCTTGCATGGCCTTGTTCTCGACCATGGTCTGGCCGGTCAGCACCTTGGTGCCGCGGTCCTTGGTGTAGCGGATTCCCTTGTGAAAGAGCAGGGAACCGAGCCCCTCGCCCTTCTGGTCGGACCGGACCACAATGGCGAATTCCGCCTCGGAGTTGTCCGGTCTGGTGTTGGTCCGCATGACCCCCAGGGTCTCGAGTTCACCCCTTTCGTCCTGGGCCGTGGCGATGAAGGCCATTTCCCGGTCATAGTCGATCTGGGTGAAACGGGCGATATCCTTGTGATCGAAATCCCGCTGGACCACACCGAAGAACCGCAGCCGCAGATCCTCGTCCGTGAGGTTGTCCAGAAACGTCCTGTGGGTGTCTTCGTCCTCGGGACGGATGGGACGCAGGGTGACGTGCCTCCCGGTCTTGAGAACCACGCACTCCTCCAATTCGCGGGGATAGGGCCGGATGGCCAACCGGGACTCGCCCTCGCCTTCGAACGGGGCAATTTCGATCTTGCCGCCCAGGGCGAGGACGCCTTCGGCATCGGCATAGAGCGGATTGATGTCAATGGCGGTGACCTGGGGCACGTCCACGATAAGCTGGGAAATCTGGATCAGGGTCAGGCAGATATCGTCGATATCCGTGGGCTGGTGAGACGGGCTGCCCTTGAGCAGGGCGGCGATGCGGGTACGGCCCACCAGTTCCCTGGCCAGGGACATGGACAGCGGCGGCAGGGTCAGGGCCTGGTCCTGGATCATCTCGCGGGCCATACCGCCATGGCCGAACATGAGCACCGGACCGAAGACCGGGTCCACGGTGGCGGATATGGACAGTTCGTGCGCACCGGGCCTGCGGCCCATCTTCTGGACCGTGAACCCCTCGATGTAAGCGTCCGGCCGTTCGCGGGTGCACCGGGCCAGGATGGAGGCCGCGCCTTCCCAGACGCGCTCCGGGGTCTCCAGGTCCAGAAGCACCCCGCCCACGTCAAAGGGCTGGGGAATCTGCGGACTCCTGAGCTTCACGGCCACGGGATATCCCAGGGCATCGGCGGCGATGACGGCATCCTTGGCCGACACCGCGATGCGGGTCTCGACCACGGGAATGCCGTAAGCGGCCAGGATGTCCTTGGCCTCGGGTTCGGTCAGGGAAGTACGCCCGTCGGCAAGGGCTTTTTGCACGATATTCCGCGCGCCCGTGGTGTCCGGGAAAAAATCGGTCGGCAGGGAATCCGGGGTCTCGATGAGCATTTCCTGGTTACGCAGGTATTCGGCCATGTAGAGAAAGGCCTGCACCGCCTGGGTAGGTGTCTCATAGGTGGGGATATCCCCGACCCGGAAGACCTCGCGGGACGCCTCGGAGGCACTGGCCCCAAGCCAGGCCGTGAGCACCATGCGCTTGACCCGTTTCAGGGAGTCGCGCAGGGCCCTGGCAATTTCGAGATCGGGTTGAGCGGTCCAGGGAACATGCATGACCAATATGCCGTTGGAATTCTTGTCCTTGATGAGGAGCTTCAAGACTTCGGAATAGGCCGGGCCGTCGGCGTTGAACGGAATGTCCACAGGATTGCCCCTGGACCAGTTCTCTGCGCCCAGCACCTGGTCTATGCCCTTGACGGTCTCTTCGGACAAAGGCGCAAGCTGGCCGCCGCCCTTGATCAGACGGTCCGCCGCCAGGATGCCTGCGGAAGTCCCGTTGGTCAGGATGGCCAGTTTATTGCCGAACACCTGTTTGGGCGCGGACAGGGTCTGGGCCGCGTCGAACAAGCCGTCGATGTCCTCCACCCGGAGCATGCCCGCACGGCGGAAGGCCACGTCATAAATCTCATCCATGAGCCGATGGCCACCGGTCTCCTTCAGCTTGAGGTCGCCGAACACGGTATCCAGGGCATGACCGGGCCGGATGACCAGCACCGGTTTGTTGCGCGAGGCGGCCCTGGCTGCGGACATGAATTCACGGGCGTCCTTGATGGACTCCACATAGAGCATGATGGACCGGGTCAGCGGGTCCGAGCCGAGATAGTCGAGGATATCGGCAAAAGTGACGTCGATGCGGCTGCCCAGCGCGATCATGTGCGAAAAGCCCACGCCCTTGTCTATGGCCCAATCCAGAACCGTGGCAAAAAGCGAATCGGACTGGGAAATGAGCGCCACCTTGCCCGGCTCTACCGTTGCGTGGGCCAGGGAGGCGTTCAGGTGCAGGGACGGCACCATGAAACCCAGTGATTTTGGTCCGATGATGCGAATTTCCGGCGGCTTGGCAATGCCGAGGATGGTGGACTTGATATCGAGACGCTCTTCTTCCGTCATGGAGGCGAACCCCGCGCCCATGAGCACCGCTCCGCGCGTGCCGCGCTCCTTGAGGGAATGGATTATCTCCGGCACCTCGTCGAGGGGCGAACAGACAACGGCCAGATCCGGGGTCTTGGGCAGATGCCTGACCGAGCTGTAGGTAAGTACGCCGGCAATGGCCTCGGCCTGGTTCGAAACCGGCATGACCGGCCCCATGAACCCCCCGGTCATAATGTTGCGCATGACGATGTTGCCCGCGTTCCGCGGATCATTGGTGGCCCCGATGACCGCAACGGATTTGGGCTTGAAGAGATATTCGAGATTGATAACGCTCATGTGGCTCCTTGGGCGTGTCGATTTCGGAAAAGGATAGCGTGTTTTACCGTGATCAGGCAACAGCAGAATGGACTGCGCCGGTTCTTGAATACTGACCTTGTTCGCGGGGCGTTTCCGAACCGACGCCCGGCCCGTCGGCGTGCTTGTGTGTTCGTCCTCACCGAAGGACACTCATCAATATCCCGGTACACGACAGGCGATGGGCCGAGGCCATATGTGCGGTTGCGGCATAAAGAACCATTTCGACTCTAAAGTTTTCTAAAGAACCGTCGATAGGACACCAAGAGAATACCATGCCCTGCAACAAGGAGTGCACATCATGGCTATCGAATCCCTTGCCCAACAGGCCTCGACCTTTGTGGATTCCCTGACCGTCAAGCCCGCTGCCGCGGAACAGACGGAAAAGGACGTTGCCGAAAAGGCAAACATTCCCGATCAGGGTGACAAGGTCTCCATTTCCGAAGAGGCGCGCGCCCTGGTGGCCATCGAAACCTTGGGCCAATCCGAAGAGTCCGATGAGGAGTCGAGCACGGATCAGACCATCCAGGCCCTCAAGGACAGAATCGAAAAGCTGCAGGAGGAGATCAAGGAGCTGAAGAACAGCAACCTCTCAGAAACCGAAAATCTGTCAAAACTGCAGGACAAGCAAACCCAACTGATGGAAATGCAGGATCAGCTCGTCAAGGCCGAGCAGGCCAAGATCAAGGATGAAGGCAAGGCCGACGGCGGCGGCACCCGCGCCAATGGTTTCGGCAACAGCGCTTCCAGCTTCTAGCCAAACACCGCAACGACATACGGTTGCGGCAGGCCTGTACCTGCTGCAACTGTCGACGGCGAGGCCCTCCATCCCAACCAGCCGGATCCGCTCACGAAACCCGGATTTCCGCACTCATTCACTCACTCATCAGAGTGAATGAATATACCACTTGACGCCTTTTTCCCCGAACATATAGTATATATATGCCAGAATGCCCTATGCGGGCGCATTGCGGACCAGGGAAGGTCTGCGTTGGCGGGGAGAGACACCCATGTCCATGGGAGTTACCGACTTTATCGTCGCCGGGCCGCCAGGCCAGGTGACAGCAGGCCCTGCAGGGTCGTTTCAGGCTGGTCCGCCGGGACAGGTTTCCATCGGCGAACCGGGCCACGTACCCATAGACACCACTCCGGCCCGTGTCATGATCGACACGTCCATGGCCAGGATTCCCTATGCCGCCCCAACGGGCGGAGGCTCTGCCAGTGCCTTTGCCGGTGCGGGCATAGGCGGCGGAGGCGCATTGGGCGGCGGGTCCAGCTCTGCACACATCGGTGCAGGCGGCGGTGGCGGCGGCACACTGGGCGGCGGGTCAAGCGCAGCACATATCGGCGGAGGCGGCGGAGG includes these proteins:
- a CDS encoding bifunctional acetate--CoA ligase family protein/GNAT family N-acetyltransferase translates to MSVINLEYLFKPKSVAVIGATNDPRNAGNIVMRNIMTGGFMGPVMPVSNQAEAIAGVLTYSSVRHLPKTPDLAVVCSPLDEVPEIIHSLKERGTRGAVLMGAGFASMTEEERLDIKSTILGIAKPPEIRIIGPKSLGFMVPSLHLNASLAHATVEPGKVALISQSDSLFATVLDWAIDKGVGFSHMIALGSRIDVTFADILDYLGSDPLTRSIMLYVESIKDAREFMSAARAASRNKPVLVIRPGHALDTVFGDLKLKETGGHRLMDEIYDVAFRRAGMLRVEDIDGLFDAAQTLSAPKQVFGNKLAILTNGTSAGILAADRLIKGGGQLAPLSEETVKGIDQVLGAENWSRGNPVDIPFNADGPAYSEVLKLLIKDKNSNGILVMHVPWTAQPDLEIARALRDSLKRVKRMVLTAWLGASASEASREVFRVGDIPTYETPTQAVQAFLYMAEYLRNQEMLIETPDSLPTDFFPDTTGARNIVQKALADGRTSLTEPEAKDILAAYGIPVVETRIAVSAKDAVIAADALGYPVAVKLRSPQIPQPFDVGGVLLDLETPERVWEGAASILARCTRERPDAYIEGFTVQKMGRRPGAHELSISATVDPVFGPVLMFGHGGMAREMIQDQALTLPPLSMSLARELVGRTRIAALLKGSPSHQPTDIDDICLTLIQISQLIVDVPQVTAIDINPLYADAEGVLALGGKIEIAPFEGEGESRLAIRPYPRELEECVVLKTGRHVTLRPIRPEDEDTHRTFLDNLTDEDLRLRFFGVVQRDFDHKDIARFTQIDYDREMAFIATAQDERGELETLGVMRTNTRPDNSEAEFAIVVRSDQKGEGLGSLLFHKGIRYTKDRGTKVLTGQTMVENKAMQGLSKKFGFVVTPDPHDPDLVDMTLDMEKVDG